Genomic segment of Oncorhynchus keta strain PuntledgeMale-10-30-2019 chromosome 12, Oket_V2, whole genome shotgun sequence:
CTCTTGTGTAAGGTTCCATGACCTTGTCATCTATGTAGCTGCTATATTGTACCTGAGACACCCTGAGGTGTTCTTGAACACGGTTGTCCACTCTGTCTCCTGGGGTCTTGAGTGCTCAGTGAGGTCTCTCCTCCAGCCAGAGTGGGGGATGATGACCTCATCAGTCAGCGTCTGGAGCCCGTGATTGATGACCATCATCTTCAGAGGCTCATGGGAGGACAGATTCCACAGGGTTCCTATGCGTAAAGTAATATGGATATGTAAGTTACTGTTAGTCAAGTGAGGTGTTTGGGTAATAATCAGGGTGACTCATGACCATTGCAGAGATGTTCGTACAGGAATTCTGTCATAGGCTCACTGTACCTGTGACCAACTCTGTGACCTCCATGTTACTGGACTTCCTCAGCAGTCTGACCAGGGCCGGGATGCCGTCACAGTTCTTGATGGCCACCTTGTTGTGGTGGTCTTTCCCGTAGGAGATGTTCCTCAGGGCTCCACACGCCTTGCGGTGGACCTCGGCTTTAGGGTGGTCCAGGAGGCCCACCAGTACTGGAACCCCCTTTAGCTGCCTGACGTCCTGCTTTATGCGGTCGTTCTCGTAGCACAGGTGCTGCAAGTAGGCGGCGGCGTTGGACTTGACCGGGTCCATGGGGTGGCTGAGCATGGTGATGACCTCACTCAGGTTGGGGTCCCTCCAGCGGGGGTCCTTACGGATGCTGTCCAGGCTGACCATGCTACTGCGCTTGTGGGGGAACTGTAGCATCTGGGCCCTGGACATGGCCTGGAAGAAGGAGATGGGATCCCCATCCACCTGGGACATGAGAGCCTCCTCGTATCCACCTCTGAAAAAATATAAAGGGATGGAGGGGTTAAGTGGGGAGGGGGGGCTGAgacaagggaaagagagaggcctatatgtagagagagacagacagaaagcacAGAAAACAATTAGATTTTATTTGTTGAACAATCACTGTTATTTGCTCAGGTGTTTTCTCTGAACAGTTGTGCAAACAGATATTTTATCTTCACAGCCTGAGTTCCTGGtatatggagagaaagagagagcgcaaaagatatggaaagagagacagaggtagagggaggagagagggtgtccAGTAGCCTCTGTAAACAGCTCATTCACAGCTTATGAGCTGAGGAAAGTGCTGCTGTCAGTCAGTAATACAGGTGAAACCTTATTTATCGACTGGTGGCAGGCAGCTTCCCCTGATTGATACCACATGCTCCTAAACCGCTGGTCATCTGTCTCGCCCTACTCACCATGTTGACACCACAGGGATTACTGCAGCTAGCAGCTCCTACTGGGGCACACTGCTATGGAATGCAATATGGACATTGGCAGGTTCTAATCCATATTGAGCTGAAATAATGTGTTGAGTTGTATGGTGTGATTCTCTAGTCTCCTCTTTTGGAAATGTGTTCATAAACTACATACAACCAATTGAATCAGATTGTGAGGGTCAGTATGTATGATGAAGAGTTCTCTCTTCACTGAAAACAGCATTTATGCAGATAATGATAGAGTCCATGACTCCTCTTCTATTTGTCAGTAGCAAAAATTACACAGAATATGCCCTCATTTTCCGAATGACTACATACACACAGCGAAAATCAATGCCCTGTCTTGAAGAAAGCATTAGCTTTTGTTAAGGGTAAGCTCATTTACAGAGAGGGTATTGATATTTGTGTGGTAAAAATGTAATGTCCTTTTACTATTGTCCATCCTCTGAGTTTAAGTAACTCACCAGTCTTATTAGCTTGGATCTGCTGCTATGGAGTTCTGCTGTCATGCTTGTGCCTAACTAGCTAGCCCATATCCTAACCTGGTTCTGGAAGGTTCCCTCAGGAGCTCCATGGTAGTGATGGGTCTGAGCTGGTGAATTCCACCCAGGGTGTCGTCCCCTGGTCCTTCCCTCTCGGTTTGGTTGGTCAGGCCCACCTTGCCGTAGATGTCCCTGGGGAGGGGCAGGGTGTAGTGACCCCCAGGCTGGGGCTGGTAGTTCCTGGAGGGCCAGTAGGTGTGGAGGGAGCTCTGGTGGACACCACCACGAGACAGGCTGCCATACCCAGCACACATGCCACCACCCAGGCCAGGAAAGGGAGGGTCAGGGAGGGTGTAGGCGCTGTTCTGCCCTTCAGGCTCCTCTGTCTGGGGCTCACTGTTGGTGTTGttgtagggaggagggagagtgttGGTGGTAACAGTGGTTGTGATAGGGGTTGTGAGGGACTCAGAGGAGTGTTGGCCGTTGGTTAGAGGACTGGGCTTCAGAGATGGGTCGTCTGAAACCAAGGGGATCTGGGGAACCGAGGGAGGCTGCGGGGCTGGGGGaagctgaagggtggtggtgtcTGGAGTGTCTGCTTGGTCATTCCCCAGTTTAACAGCCTTGGGGTCCTGTAGAGAGGAAGTAAAACAGTTCATCTCAGTACATCTGTCAGACTCAGTCTCAATATAGCATCTAATAATGCCATCTCCAGTCCAACCAATGAGACTTCATTCTCAACCTGTGCTCAGTGTCTTAAACTATGTTTATCACTATTACGACACCACTAGTACATCTACCAACAAAACTACTACTATAATTATTTTCCCACCAGCAGAGAACACAAAATGGCACAGTTTGATAAACATTTAACTCtccattaaacaaaacaaaaatcctCCACCAGCTCTTGTCTCAAAGGAATGATCCATCATTTTTATTCCAGCAGATTTCTGGCTTTGAGGTGGGCCAGTAAATAAAGAATTCTGTTTGACTGCCAGTGAAATTGTATTTCCCTAGAGTTTAGATTGGACCATGATGAAACAAGCTGAGGTCCAGCTAGTAGTGTTGAGAGCTACAGTAAACTGCAGAAAATGTAAATGACCTGTTTGATAGAATAAGGTCAACATATAATCAGTGTTTTATCTTGCACCACTACAAATATGATGTAAATATGTATGAAGTCAGATGACTCAAATAGTCTGACTCAGATGTATAGTACACCACATGGCAAAACGTATATGGACACtgcttcaaatgagtggatttggctacttcagccacacccgttgctaacaggtgtataaaattgagcacacagccatgcaatctccatagacaaacattagcagtagaatggcccgtactgaagagctcagtgactttcaacatagcaccatcataggatgccacttttccaacaagtccgtttttaacatttctgccctgctagagctatcccggtcaactataagtgtTGTCATTGTGAAGtgtaaacatctaggagcaacaacggctcagctgccaagtggtagtccacacaagctcacagaactggaccgctgagtgctgaagcgcgtagctcggttgcaacactcactaccagtTCCAAActccctctggaagcaacgtcagcacaagaactgttcatcgggagcttcatgaaatgggtttccatggccgagcagccgcacacaagcctaagatcaccatgcacaatgccaagcgtcggctggaggggtgtaaagctcaccgccattagactctggagcagtggaaacacattctctggagtgatggatcacgcttcaccatctggcagtccgacggacaaatctggtcTTGGCAGacaccaggagaacgctacctgccccaatgtatagtgccaactgtaaagtttggtgtaggaggaataatggtctggagctgtttttcatgtttcgggctcggccccttagttccagtgaaggaaaatcctAATGCTACAGCATTCAATGACATTCAAGacgattctatgcttccaactttgtggcaacagtttggggaaggccctttcctgtttcagcatgacaatgccccgtgcacaTAGTGAGGTCCATATGTCGTCGGgaacggtgtggaagaacttgactggcctgcacagagccatgacttcaaccccatcaaacacctttgggaggagttggaatgcagactgcgagccaggcctaattgcccaacagcagtggccaacctcactaatgttcttgtggctgaatagtAGCTATtccttgcagcaatgttccaacatctagtggaaagccttcatataagagtggaggctgttatagcgacaaaggggtgaccaactccatattaatgcccatgattttggaatgagatgttctacaagcaggtgtccacatacttttggtcatgtagtgtatgaatGTGGAAATAGTATCCACTAGCCATTCTCTACACTAGGATAAGCTTTGGGTCCTTCTCTGTTGGCTGCTACTTCCCCAAGAAAAAGTCTGTCAGCCTGGCACACACCAGCCTTCAGTTCAAAAAGATATGGTCATTAAATGTACATTCTGTTGAATTGCAATTAGTCTCTGGCGGATGGCTCAGATTAAAATCATGGCTCGCCAGGGCTGCAGATGAAAAACACAGTCCAACAGGAAATGGTTTATTATTGTTTCCCATTGTTCTGGGCGAAATCTTAATGCACAGAGATAGGGAGTTTTATAGGAGATATGATGAAGGAGTAATCCATGCTTCAGATTACAGTGGAGCAGAGAATGATTACAGTATGATCCTGGGGGAGACGGACGGCTGATTGCTAAATGAGGTAATTAAAGCAAGCACTGTATAGGGGATATGGGTGATAAATGAGGTGATTAAAGTAAGCATTATATAGGGGATATGGGTGATAAATGAAGAAATTAAAGTAAGCATTATATAGGGGATATGGGTGATAAATGAAGAAATTAAAGTAAGCATTATATAGGGGATATGGGTGATAAATGAACTCATTAAAGTAAGCATTATATAGGGGATATGGGTGATAAATTAAGTCATTAAAGTAAGCATTATATAGGGGATATGGGTGATAAATTAAGTCATTAGAGTAAGCGTATATAAAGGATATGGGTGATAAATTAAGTCATTAAAGTAAGCATTATATGGGTGATAAATTAAGTAATTAGAGTAAGCGTTATATAAAGGATATGGGTGATAAATTAAGTCATTATTAAAGTaagcactatataggggatatgggTGATAAATTAAGTCATTATATTAAGCATTATATAGGGGATAAAGACCTCTGCCTCTGAGTATTGTGTCTCTGTAGTGGAACTGCCATTGGTGGAGGTGACCACGGAGGTGTTGGAGGTGGGTGTGTCCAGGTCATCATCTGCAGGCAATGGATGCTCCCCCGGGGGCTCCTTGGGCTCCAGGATCATGGCCCCCAGAGAGGAGGGCCCCTCTGGGATCTGCTCCTACACAACAGGAGAAAGAGTTAGCCACACACTCAGACTCCTACACAACATACATGGCACGCACAGCAAAGGGAAGAGATTTAGTTAGAGATGTCCTACTCCTACAGACCAAGTGCAGAAGAGAAAgtttcacagagagagagagagaaaggtcccAGTACCCTttgtaaagagagggagaaataaagaCATGAACTAAAGGTGACAGGCCCGGTGAGAGCCGGAGAGGGTATTATCTAAATGTGAGAATGAGCTCCACCTGTTTAATTAAAGTGTGGTGGTTTGATTTCTCCTGAGACCCTCTGGCCCCGTGGACCAATCTGCTACTGCCATTCTGCTGACCTTTCACTTCTCCTGCTGACTGCTCGCAATTGTTCATTTTTAAGCCCTCGCTTTCAAACACCCACCTCACTGTATAGGCTATAGAGCAAGGCCATAAAACTATTCAGAATTTCCACACTGATGTGTGGCCATGTATGGGGAATGGAAAAGAGTAGAGAAGGCTGTAGTAATCAGGGTTGGCACTAGCCCACCAACTCGtgggcaaaacattttagtggccccccTCTTGACGTAAAAAAAATTACATTTtcaagttaatttcctgcaattctacacattttgtcatggagtGGAGAGACATTTTTGCCATAAAGCTACATTTCTCCAttacttatgccatgttaatatgatatctgagtgagagtaaCTAAGAAAATCAatggggccccctggaggtcagggcccctggacaCATGCCCTTCgtgccatgattactacaagtttagatagttGGGTAGACTACCTTACCAATCAAAAAATAGCTGACAtgagctaattgagtgactgacataacaagaggaacTGCTGATGAACAACCATTTTTTTTATTGCACCTTGTGAATTCTATTATTCTTTTTTTACCCCcatttggtagttacagtcttgtcccaccACTCActgccatgcgtcctccgaaacatgaccctgccaagccacactgctcgcttaacccggaagccagccccaCCAATGTGTCAAACGAATCACCATGCAACTGGTGATACGAATCAGTGTGCATGCACCCGGCCTGCCAAAAGGAGTTtctagagcgcaatgggacaaggacatcctggctggccaaaccctcccctaacccggacgactctgTGCCAATTGTACACCACTTCATGGGTCTCCAGGttgcggccggctgtgacacagtcCGAGATCGAACCCaaatctgtagtgacgcctatagcactgtgatgcagtgccttagaacgctgcgccactcagtaggccatattctactattctaacgctcaacagtaagttgagtccccgactgagttcctaaaCTGGTCGGGGGCCCCCTAGCAGCCGGGGGCCCTAGCCAACCCCCTATGTCACTTGTGCCTAGGGCTGGCCCGGGTAGTAATTGTGGAGCTTCAGATGCTGATAGAGTTGATGTGTTAAAAGATTAATGAGGAGAAATGTTTTGGCATAATTACTGAGATATAACAATGTCCTGCCTTTAATCAGTCCTTTCCATCCAGCAGCTAGCCTCAGGCATACAGGGTCATTTAGTTATGTATGCTTATTTACTTCAAGAAGAAGCTAACACACTGGTTTAACAACGTtatttccacgtcatttcaactaaataacgttgaaccaacgtggaatagatgttgaattgacatctgtgcccagtgggattgtAGTTTTCCCCAAAACAAGGATTTATTAAATATACAACATAAACACTTAAAATGTGTCTATAAATAGACTAAAGAGGCATAAAATAAGAACATAATGATCCATAAtaaatgtttctatgtttttgcTTAATACTCTTTAGACAAGGACAATTCAGTTTTGATCACATACTAAAGACCAAGAGTGTCTGAATCTGAGATCTTAGTCAATAGGATCATCATTAGAACCGCATTCACCATGGGGGAGAATTTAGATTCATGTGCCAATATCTGTTGCAAGCCAGCAGATAATCTGTCAACATAAAATTCACTGCATCATATCTCACCATACTAAATGAAAGTGCTCTCAATCCGACTGTGCAGAAACAAATGAGAATACCAGGTTGCTTGTCTTATTGAAACATACTAGAACTGAATTCAGGGGTATTCCACCTTCATTGAGCAATATGTAAAATAGTCCACATAAAATCCAAAGGTTTAATAGTAGGGGCCTGAATGTAAAATAGTCCACAGAATGTGGAGCAGGAGGTATGATAATAATGGATAACTCATTAATGCAATGGGAGAGCTCGATTCACTCGCAGCCTCCATTTCCCAAACATACAATGTCAAACATGAGAGCCCTCATCTTCATGCAAATACATTtgtcagagtagagagagagaaggagagatgaaagcCCAATGGttgtcacacagcagagagagaaagagagagcgagagaaagagagagcgagagcgaaagaaagagagagcgaaagaaagagagagcgagagaaagagagagcgagagaaagagagagagagcgaaagagaggaaaggacaggagaTGATGCAGGCTTAAACAGCCTTGGAGGGATGAATGACTGGAGGTATTGCAAAGCAGAGGTAAATGAATAGCTGCGTGGCTAGAATAGGCAGGGTATCTCTGTTCTCTAAAAGAAGGCTTGATGGAGGGCTTGAGCGATGGTAATAGGGTTTGAAAgcgggatagagggatagatagtGAGGTTAGGGACTTGTGAAAAATAATCACACCTGGCCCTGTTTTTAGATTAGACTTCCAACAAGTCTTTCAGACACTGTGCAGCCATGCCTCCATTTGACCAGCCATCACTTATCATCAAACACTCAAAGCACTCATCCATCCATAGAACACTGTTCAACTACCCTCGTATCTTTTCCTCCATCACATCAAATAAATATCCTCATATTCCTTCATCTACAGCCTGTATTTGCTGTTTACCAATAAGATGAATTAGATAGATGTTAGAGGCACTGAAGCAGGGGACAAAGTGACACGATTAGTGTCTTGTTACATTCAGCTGTCCAATGGGGGCTGACTGCACGACAGTATAGCGGAAAGGCCCACAGTCTGATCTTCTGCTAAGTGAGTTCAGATTTAGTCGCCGGGTCAAGGGCACTTCAGACGCAAGCCACATTTAATACTCACAAGCTAATTTTGATAGATGAATCATGCTGCCCTCTATCCAGGTATTAATGCAGATCAGAGGAGAAACTGTGATCCTGTTGGAATTAACACTGACAATGCAGTCAATTTGTGTTCatcagatagaggagagaggaatgtgtATTGCTCCAGTACTTGATGTCAAATGAACGTGTGCTCAAAATGTATGTAGATACAGTAATCATCTGTCATAATAGATCTACTCCCAGGGTTCATAATTAGACAGGATCAGAGCAAGAAGTTACTTGTTTTTGTGCGGTAACGCAGTCAAGTTGCGGGAGGAAAACATTTTCTCTCCACATTACACAAACACAGCATTGTCCAATCTCCCAGCACAGCGATGCGTAAGCCATTTATGAAattctcttatccagagtaattagggttaagtgccttgctcaagggtacaatGACAGATTATTGGAGATTCAAACAAGCAATcttttggttactagcccaacacacTTAATTGCTAGGTGATCTGCCGCCATTAGGATTTCCCATCTTATTCACTGCGGTGCCAAGACTAATTACCATTGAAAATGAGGACAGGACACCTCTCATCCCTTGTGT
This window contains:
- the LOC118391429 gene encoding splicing regulator ARVCF-like isoform X1, with product MPAEVKGEQIPEGPSSLGAMILEPKEPPGEHPLPADDDLDTPTSNTSVVTSTNGSSTTETQYSEAEDPKAVKLGNDQADTPDTTTLQLPPAPQPPSVPQIPLVSDDPSLKPSPLTNGQHSSESLTTPITTTVTTNTLPPPYNNTNSEPQTEEPEGQNSAYTLPDPPFPGLGGGMCAGYGSLSRGGVHQSSLHTYWPSRNYQPQPGGHYTLPLPRDIYGKVGLTNQTEREGPGDDTLGGIHQLRPITTMELLREPSRTRGGYEEALMSQVDGDPISFFQAMSRAQMLQFPHKRSSMVSLDSIRKDPRWRDPNLSEVITMLSHPMDPVKSNAAAYLQHLCYENDRIKQDVRQLKGVPVLVGLLDHPKAEVHRKACGALRNISYGKDHHNKVAIKNCDGIPALVRLLRKSSNMEVTELVTGTLWNLSSHEPLKMMVINHGLQTLTDEVIIPHSGWRRDLTEHSRPQETEWTTVFKNTSGCLRNVSSDGAEARQRLRECEGLVDALLHALQSAVANKETDNKSVENCVCILRNLSYHVHKEVPGAERFQEPVANQVPRSGSGGKKKNEGDCFGGKKPKEEWFNQSWRNGPGDKKYGTLDLPKRTQPTKGLELLYQPEVVRLYLSLLTRSQNHNTLEAAAGALQNLAAGHWAWSSYIRATVRKEKGLPVLVELLRSDGDKVVRAVAIALRNLAIDRRNKDLIGSYAMRDLVSNLPSGQQRPAKNLEGDTVVAILNTIHEIISDSPENARGLIQGHGIQKLVAINKTSQSVRETKAASHVLQTVWAYKDLRNSLYKGGWNKSHFKSTTSGIPKKTKTGKAAYDDITLPLMEKNQDGYSTVELSDRVGDGLLQVSNTSIPERKHFIRAGRPAVGLVERKPPPLDSWV
- the LOC118391429 gene encoding splicing regulator ARVCF-like isoform X2 translates to MPAEVKGEQIPEGPSSLGAMILEPKEPPGEHPLPADDDLDTPTSNTSVVTSTNGSSTTETQYSEAEDPKAVKLGNDQADTPDTTTLQLPPAPQPPSVPQIPLVSDDPSLKPSPLTNGQHSSESLTTPITTTVTTNTLPPPYNNTNSEPQTEEPEGQNSAYTLPDPPFPGLGGGMCAGYGSLSRGGVHQSSLHTYWPSRNYQPQPGGHYTLPLPRDIYGKVGLTNQTEREGPGDDTLGGIHQLRPITTMELLREPSRTRGGYEEALMSQVDGDPISFFQAMSRAQMLQFPHKRSSMVSLDSIRKDPRWRDPNLSEVITMLSHPMDPVKSNAAAYLQHLCYENDRIKQDVRQLKGVPVLVGLLDHPKAEVHRKACGALRNISYGKDHHNKVAIKNCDGIPALVRLLRKSSNMEVTELVTGTLWNLSSHEPLKMMVINHGLQTLTDEVIIPHSGWRRDLTEHSRPQETEWTTVFKNTSGCLRNVSSDGAEARQRLRECEGLVDALLHALQSAVANKETDNKSVENCVCILRNLSYHVHKEVPGAERFQEPVANQVPRSGSGGKKKNEGDCFGGKKPKEEWFNQSWRNGPGDKKYGTLDLPKRTQPTKGLELLYQPEVVRLYLSLLTRSQNHNTLEAAAGALQNLAAGHWAWSSYIRATVRKEKGLPVLVELLRSDGDKVVRAVAIALRNLAIDRRNKDLIGSYAMRDLVSNLPSGQQRPAKNLEGDTVVAILNTIHEIISDSPENARGLIQGHGIQKLVAINKTSQSVRETKAASHVLQTVWAYKDLRNSLYKGGWNKSHFKSTTSGIPKKTKTGKAAYDDITLPLMEKNQDGYSTVELSDRVGDGLLQSIPERKHFIRAGRPAVGLVERKPPPLDSWV
- the LOC118391429 gene encoding splicing regulator ARVCF-like isoform X3; the encoded protein is MPAEVKGEQIPEGPSSLGAMILEPKEPPGEHPLPADDDLDTPTSNTSVVTSTNGSSTTETQYSEAEDPKAVKLGNDQADTPDTTTLQLPPAPQPPSVPQIPLVSDDPSLKPSPLTNGQHSSESLTTPITTTVTTNTLPPPYNNTNSEPQTEEPEGQNSAYTLPDPPFPGLGGGMCAGYGSLSRGGVHQSSLHTYWPSRNYQPQPGGHYTLPLPRDIYGKVGLTNQTEREGPGDDTLGGIHQLRPITTMELLREPSRTRGGYEEALMSQVDGDPISFFQAMSRAQMLQFPHKRSSMVSLDSIRKDPRWRDPNLSEVITMLSHPMDPVKSNAAAYLQHLCYENDRIKQDVRQLKGVPVLVGLLDHPKAEVHRKACGALRNISYGKDHHNKVAIKNCDGIPALVRLLRKSSNMEVTELVTGTLWNLSSHEPLKMMVINHGLQTLTDEVIIPHSGWRRDLTEHSRPQETEWTTVFKNTSGCLRNVSSDGAEARQRLRECEGLVDALLHALQSAVANKETDNKSVENCVCILRNLSYHVHKEVPGAERFQEPVANQVPRSGSGGKKKNEGDCFGGKKPKGWRNGPGDKKYGTLDLPKRTQPTKGLELLYQPEVVRLYLSLLTRSQNHNTLEAAAGALQNLAAGHWAWSSYIRATVRKEKGLPVLVELLRSDGDKVVRAVAIALRNLAIDRRNKDLIGSYAMRDLVSNLPSGQQRPAKNLEGDTVVAILNTIHEIISDSPENARGLIQGHGIQKLVAINKTSQSVRETKAASHVLQTVWAYKDLRNSLYKGGWNKSHFKSTTSGIPKKTKTGKAAYDDITLPLMEKNQDGYSTVELSDRVGDGLLQVSNTSIPERKHFIRAGRPAVGLVERKPPPLDSWV